The following are encoded together in the Daucus carota subsp. sativus chromosome 5, DH1 v3.0, whole genome shotgun sequence genome:
- the LOC108223713 gene encoding protein RRP6-like 3 isoform X1 — MENKEKMKIAVAAACLAATITVIVATLYRKPRKNKQHLTDSDSFSCYLKTKHKPQHSFKRVLADNSYSPFRHLNLNSSSQTTDNNFNLHPYKSEITQLMKNSKIQLMSNVEGKMIPEMKDSYVWVDTEFKLKELADVLSKECVFAVDTEQHSLHSFLGFTALIQISTQSEDYLVDTIALHDVLPILRPVFANSSICKVFHGADNDVLWLQKDFHIYVVNLFDTAKGCEVLSKPQKSLAYLLETYCGVATDKSLQREDWRQRPLPTEMVHYARTDSHYLLYIAKCLASELIEQDKSCLNDKFHFVVEANRRSNATCLQLFVKDIESCPGESAASSIINRHFNDRGSASSITCHAKFQDFVRQLCTWRDLMARMHDESLKYVLSDQAIVALAADAPTSERDIYDCILQADMSFDSLNVLSTVDSPSAVVCSHIEDLAYIFNNDAGKNEDIFNLILQKHLGPNGSCPLSVYNYTLLSKRSLKLTNQLVSKGNTYNHSKKVSRMASRELFVQKFSCKSPAYHNCRIYANDGRLLCYCDRRKLEWYLRRDLAKLVDDDPLAIMLLFEPKGGPEDDDNDFYVQSKKNICVGCGEENHYLRYRVIPSCYRVHFPEHLKSHRSHDIVLVCVDCHEIAHSAAEKYKRIVAAEFGIPLFLQKVVDPSQAQEKLGLSASSAHLEDAGVSPLELRTAAMALLRHGHRMPSKRHEELTQIVMKYYGGRTISQEDLERALEVGMSPHERRRAAKKRGLSFKHAVTGSEPDITGNGTSSAPENNFDANKEEDDGDKGSSTPGDFLDPNLVDSTHAVNRGADSNSGGNSPTYFTPMVYAEGSITDGMSTNSDKVISRTCLESEATIVDADGRSECNGTLNGTTSESNGTSRTCLESEATKVDAGVDSECYGTLNGTASEFNGTLTGTLSSKSASKMSLLGHGPHGNQVVNHLLKEYGDDGVQEFCQRWRQVFVDAIKPRFLPAGWDVTHSGRRDFGEFSVYNPAKKGSAPVTSHEHI; from the exons ATGGAAAACAAAGAGAAGATGAAAATCGCCGTCGCCGCGGCATGTTTGGCGGCGACAATCACCGTCATTGTAGCTACACTGTATCGAAAACCTCGTAAAAACAAACAACATTTGACTGACTCTGACTCATTTTCTTGTTACCTCAAAACCAAACACAAACCTCAGCACTCATTCAAACGTGTCTTGGCTGACAACTCCTACTCTCCATTCAGACATCTCAATCTCAACTCCAGTTCTCAAACTACGG ataataatttcaatttgcATCCGTATAAATCTGAAATTACGCAACTGATGAAGAATTCAAAGATTCAGCTCATGTCTAATGTTGAGGGAAAAATGATACCGGAAATGAAAGATTCTTATGTTTGGGTTGATACTGAGTTTAAGTTGAAAGAGCTTGCTGATGTGTTGAGTAAAGAGTGTGTGTTTGCTGTCGACACGGAACAGCATAGTTTACATTCGTTTTTAGGTTTCACGGCTCTCATACAG ATATCTACTCAAAGCGAAGATTATTTGGTGGATACCATAGCTTTGCACGATGTACTGCCAATTCTTCGCCCGGTTTTTGCCAATTCTTCCATCTGCAAG GTCTTCCATGGAGCTGATAATGATGTCCTCTGGCTGCAAAAAGATTTTCACATATATGTAGTCAATCTTTTTGACACTGCAAAG GGATGTGAAGTGTTGTCGAAACCACAAAAGTCATTAGCGTACTTACTGGAAACATATTGTGGTGTTGCTACGGACAAATCGTTACAG AGGGAGGACTGGAGACAGCGTCCACTACCTACGGAGATGGTGCATTATGCTCGAACAGATTCACATTATTTGCTATATATTGCAAAGTGTCTTGCTTCTGAGCTTATAGAGCAGGACAAAT CTTGTCTCAATGACAAATTCCATTTTGTGGTCGAGGCGAATCGACGTTCTAATGCTACATGTCTTCAACTTTTTGTGAAAGACATTGAATCATGTCCTGGAGAGTCTGCGGCATCTTCAATAATCAATCGTCATTTCAATGATAGAGGAAGTGCTTCTTCCATTACCTGTCATGCCAAG TTTCAGGATTTTGTGAGACAATTATGCACTTGGAGGGATCTGATG GCTCGTATGCATGATGAAAGCTTGAAATATGTATTATCAGATCAAGCAATTGTTGCTCTTGCAGCTGATGCTCCAACAAGCGAGAGAGATATTTATGACTGCATCCTGCAAGCAGATATGAGTTTCGATTCTCTGAATGTTCTTTCAACCGTCGATTCTCCTTCTGCTGTTGTTTGCAGTCATATTGAAGACCTTGCTTATATCTTCAACAATGATGCAGGGAAGAATGAGGATATCTTTAATTTGATTCTTCAAAAGCACCTTGGTCCTAATGGAAGCTGTCCCCTCTctgtatataattatactttATTGTCCAAGAGAAGCTTAAAGTTAACAAATCAATTAGTTTCTAAAGGAAATACATATAACCATTCAAAGAAAGTTTCTCGTATGGCTTCTAGGGAGCTTTTTGTTCAAAAATTTTCCTGCAAATCTCCAGCCTATCACAACTGTAGGATATATGCAAATGATGGGAGGTTACTATGTTATTGTGACCGGAGAAAACTTGAGTG GTATCTACGTCGAGATCTAGCAAAACTTGTTGATGATGATCCACTGGCAATAATGCTTCTTTTTGAGCCTAAAGGTGGACCTGAAGATGACGATAATGATTTCTATGTTCAGAGTAAGAAAAACATTTGTGTTGGCTGTGGAGAAGAGAACCACTATTTACGCTACAGGGTTATACCCTCGTGCTACAGAGTGCACTTTCCGGAACATTTAAAAAGCCACCGCTCTCATGATATTGTCCTAGTCTGTGTGGACTGTCATGAAATTGCACATAGTGCAGCTGAGAAGTATAAAAGAATTGTAGCTGCAGAATTTGGGATACCGCTTTTTCTTCAAAAAGTAGTTGATCCTAGTCAAGCACAAGAGAAACTTGGGTTGTCTGCCTCTAGTGCCCATCTTGAAGATGCAGGTGTATCTCCTTTAGAGTTGCGAACAGCAGCTATGGCACTCTTGCGGCATGGACACAGAATGCCATCGAAACGCCATGAAGAACTTACACAG ATTGTCATGAAATATTATGGAGGAAGAACAATATCACAAGAAGACCTGGAAAGAGCTTTGGAAGTTGGAATGAGCCCTCATGAGAGAAGGCGAGCTGCAAAAAAGAGAGGATTGTCATTTAAGCATGCTGTAACGGGCAGTGAACCAGATATTACTGGTAATGGGACATCCTCTGCCCCTGAGAATAACTTTGACGCCAATAAAGAAGAGGATGATGGTGATAAGGGATCCTCTACCCCTGGGGATTTCTTAGACCCCAATCTTGTGGATAGTACACATGCAGTTAATAGAGGGGCAGATAGCAACAGTGGTGGAAATTCTCCTACTTATTTTACACCTATGGTTTATGCGGAAGGCTCCATCACTGATGGCATGTCTACAAACTCAGATAAAGTGATTTCCAGGACTTGTTTAGAAAGTGAAGCTACTATAGTAGATGCTGATGGTCGTTCGGAATGTAATGGTACATTAAATGGAACTACCTCAGAATCTAATGGTACATCCAGAACATGTTTAGAAAGTGAAGCTACTAAAGTAGATGCTGGTGTTGATTCAGAATGTTATGGTACATTAAATGGAACTGCCTCAGAATTTAATGGTACATTGACGGGAACTCTCTCTTCTAAAAGTGCTTCGAAGATGTCACTGTTGGGACACGGGCCTCACGGGAACCAGGTTGTCAACCATCTTTTGAAGGAATACGGGGATGATGGGGTTCAGGAATTTTGCCAGAGATGGAGACAAGTCTTTGTTGATGCCATTAAGCCTCGTTTCTTGCCTGCGGGTTGGGATGTGACACACAG TGGTAGGAGAGACTTTGGCGAATTCAGCGTGTATAATCCTGCAAAGAAAGGTTCTGCACCAGTAACATCTCATGAACACATTTAA
- the LOC108223713 gene encoding protein RRP6-like 3 isoform X2: MKNSKIQLMSNVEGKMIPEMKDSYVWVDTEFKLKELADVLSKECVFAVDTEQHSLHSFLGFTALIQISTQSEDYLVDTIALHDVLPILRPVFANSSICKVFHGADNDVLWLQKDFHIYVVNLFDTAKGCEVLSKPQKSLAYLLETYCGVATDKSLQREDWRQRPLPTEMVHYARTDSHYLLYIAKCLASELIEQDKSCLNDKFHFVVEANRRSNATCLQLFVKDIESCPGESAASSIINRHFNDRGSASSITCHAKFQDFVRQLCTWRDLMARMHDESLKYVLSDQAIVALAADAPTSERDIYDCILQADMSFDSLNVLSTVDSPSAVVCSHIEDLAYIFNNDAGKNEDIFNLILQKHLGPNGSCPLSVYNYTLLSKRSLKLTNQLVSKGNTYNHSKKVSRMASRELFVQKFSCKSPAYHNCRIYANDGRLLCYCDRRKLEWYLRRDLAKLVDDDPLAIMLLFEPKGGPEDDDNDFYVQSKKNICVGCGEENHYLRYRVIPSCYRVHFPEHLKSHRSHDIVLVCVDCHEIAHSAAEKYKRIVAAEFGIPLFLQKVVDPSQAQEKLGLSASSAHLEDAGVSPLELRTAAMALLRHGHRMPSKRHEELTQIVMKYYGGRTISQEDLERALEVGMSPHERRRAAKKRGLSFKHAVTGSEPDITGNGTSSAPENNFDANKEEDDGDKGSSTPGDFLDPNLVDSTHAVNRGADSNSGGNSPTYFTPMVYAEGSITDGMSTNSDKVISRTCLESEATIVDADGRSECNGTLNGTTSESNGTSRTCLESEATKVDAGVDSECYGTLNGTASEFNGTLTGTLSSKSASKMSLLGHGPHGNQVVNHLLKEYGDDGVQEFCQRWRQVFVDAIKPRFLPAGWDVTHSGRRDFGEFSVYNPAKKGSAPVTSHEHI, from the exons ATGAAGAATTCAAAGATTCAGCTCATGTCTAATGTTGAGGGAAAAATGATACCGGAAATGAAAGATTCTTATGTTTGGGTTGATACTGAGTTTAAGTTGAAAGAGCTTGCTGATGTGTTGAGTAAAGAGTGTGTGTTTGCTGTCGACACGGAACAGCATAGTTTACATTCGTTTTTAGGTTTCACGGCTCTCATACAG ATATCTACTCAAAGCGAAGATTATTTGGTGGATACCATAGCTTTGCACGATGTACTGCCAATTCTTCGCCCGGTTTTTGCCAATTCTTCCATCTGCAAG GTCTTCCATGGAGCTGATAATGATGTCCTCTGGCTGCAAAAAGATTTTCACATATATGTAGTCAATCTTTTTGACACTGCAAAG GGATGTGAAGTGTTGTCGAAACCACAAAAGTCATTAGCGTACTTACTGGAAACATATTGTGGTGTTGCTACGGACAAATCGTTACAG AGGGAGGACTGGAGACAGCGTCCACTACCTACGGAGATGGTGCATTATGCTCGAACAGATTCACATTATTTGCTATATATTGCAAAGTGTCTTGCTTCTGAGCTTATAGAGCAGGACAAAT CTTGTCTCAATGACAAATTCCATTTTGTGGTCGAGGCGAATCGACGTTCTAATGCTACATGTCTTCAACTTTTTGTGAAAGACATTGAATCATGTCCTGGAGAGTCTGCGGCATCTTCAATAATCAATCGTCATTTCAATGATAGAGGAAGTGCTTCTTCCATTACCTGTCATGCCAAG TTTCAGGATTTTGTGAGACAATTATGCACTTGGAGGGATCTGATG GCTCGTATGCATGATGAAAGCTTGAAATATGTATTATCAGATCAAGCAATTGTTGCTCTTGCAGCTGATGCTCCAACAAGCGAGAGAGATATTTATGACTGCATCCTGCAAGCAGATATGAGTTTCGATTCTCTGAATGTTCTTTCAACCGTCGATTCTCCTTCTGCTGTTGTTTGCAGTCATATTGAAGACCTTGCTTATATCTTCAACAATGATGCAGGGAAGAATGAGGATATCTTTAATTTGATTCTTCAAAAGCACCTTGGTCCTAATGGAAGCTGTCCCCTCTctgtatataattatactttATTGTCCAAGAGAAGCTTAAAGTTAACAAATCAATTAGTTTCTAAAGGAAATACATATAACCATTCAAAGAAAGTTTCTCGTATGGCTTCTAGGGAGCTTTTTGTTCAAAAATTTTCCTGCAAATCTCCAGCCTATCACAACTGTAGGATATATGCAAATGATGGGAGGTTACTATGTTATTGTGACCGGAGAAAACTTGAGTG GTATCTACGTCGAGATCTAGCAAAACTTGTTGATGATGATCCACTGGCAATAATGCTTCTTTTTGAGCCTAAAGGTGGACCTGAAGATGACGATAATGATTTCTATGTTCAGAGTAAGAAAAACATTTGTGTTGGCTGTGGAGAAGAGAACCACTATTTACGCTACAGGGTTATACCCTCGTGCTACAGAGTGCACTTTCCGGAACATTTAAAAAGCCACCGCTCTCATGATATTGTCCTAGTCTGTGTGGACTGTCATGAAATTGCACATAGTGCAGCTGAGAAGTATAAAAGAATTGTAGCTGCAGAATTTGGGATACCGCTTTTTCTTCAAAAAGTAGTTGATCCTAGTCAAGCACAAGAGAAACTTGGGTTGTCTGCCTCTAGTGCCCATCTTGAAGATGCAGGTGTATCTCCTTTAGAGTTGCGAACAGCAGCTATGGCACTCTTGCGGCATGGACACAGAATGCCATCGAAACGCCATGAAGAACTTACACAG ATTGTCATGAAATATTATGGAGGAAGAACAATATCACAAGAAGACCTGGAAAGAGCTTTGGAAGTTGGAATGAGCCCTCATGAGAGAAGGCGAGCTGCAAAAAAGAGAGGATTGTCATTTAAGCATGCTGTAACGGGCAGTGAACCAGATATTACTGGTAATGGGACATCCTCTGCCCCTGAGAATAACTTTGACGCCAATAAAGAAGAGGATGATGGTGATAAGGGATCCTCTACCCCTGGGGATTTCTTAGACCCCAATCTTGTGGATAGTACACATGCAGTTAATAGAGGGGCAGATAGCAACAGTGGTGGAAATTCTCCTACTTATTTTACACCTATGGTTTATGCGGAAGGCTCCATCACTGATGGCATGTCTACAAACTCAGATAAAGTGATTTCCAGGACTTGTTTAGAAAGTGAAGCTACTATAGTAGATGCTGATGGTCGTTCGGAATGTAATGGTACATTAAATGGAACTACCTCAGAATCTAATGGTACATCCAGAACATGTTTAGAAAGTGAAGCTACTAAAGTAGATGCTGGTGTTGATTCAGAATGTTATGGTACATTAAATGGAACTGCCTCAGAATTTAATGGTACATTGACGGGAACTCTCTCTTCTAAAAGTGCTTCGAAGATGTCACTGTTGGGACACGGGCCTCACGGGAACCAGGTTGTCAACCATCTTTTGAAGGAATACGGGGATGATGGGGTTCAGGAATTTTGCCAGAGATGGAGACAAGTCTTTGTTGATGCCATTAAGCCTCGTTTCTTGCCTGCGGGTTGGGATGTGACACACAG TGGTAGGAGAGACTTTGGCGAATTCAGCGTGTATAATCCTGCAAAGAAAGGTTCTGCACCAGTAACATCTCATGAACACATTTAA
- the LOC108222720 gene encoding aconitate hydratase, cytoplasmic — protein MYKRTYSSATCSLIRRAASSSSASGAARKAGSSPVASSSPACGVNQYRSYSFFRSVPRWSHGVDWKSPASLTSQIRTASPLLERLQRTFATMAADHPFNGIATSLPKPGGGEFGKFYSLPALNDPRIEKLPYSIRILLESAIRNCDNFQVTKADVEKIIDWEKTSPKLVEIPFKPARVLLQDFTGVPAVVDLACMRDAMNRLGSDSNKINPLVPVDLVIDHSVQVDVTRSENAVQANMELEFQRNRERFAFLKWGSTAFRNMLVVPPGSGIVHQVNLEYLGRVVFNTDGVLYPDSVVGTDSHTTMIDGLGVAGWGVGGIEAEAAMLGQPMSMVLPAVVGFKLSGSLRNGVTATDLVLTVTQMLRKHGVVGKFVEFYGEGMSKLSLADRATIANMSPEYGATMGFFPVDHVTLQYLKLTGRSDETVAMIEAYLRANKMFVDYNEPQIDRVYSSYLSLDLEEVVPCISGPKRPHDRVPLKDMKADWHSCLDNKVGFKGFAVPKEAQEKVVKFTFHGQPAELTHGSIVIAAITSCTNTSNPSVMLGAALVAKKACELGLQVKPWVKTSLAPGSGVVTKYLLQSGLQKYMNQQGFHIVGYGCTTCIGNSGDLDESVASAISENDIVAAAVLSGNRNFEGRVHALTRANYLASPPLVVAYALAGTVDIDFEKDPIGVGKDGKNVYFRDIWPSNEEVSEAVQSSVLPEMFKSTYEAITKGNPIWNDLSVPETKLYSWDPNSTYIHEPPYFKNMTMDPPGPHGVKDAYCLLNFGDSITTDHISPAGSIHKDSPAAKFLLERGVERKDFNSYGSRRGNDEIMERGTFANIRIVNKLLKGEVGPKTLHIPTGEKLSVFDAAAKYKAAGQATVVLAGAEYGSGSSRDWAAKGPMLLGVKAVIAKSFERIHRSNLVGMGIVPLCFKAGEDADSLGLTGHERYTIDLPSKLSDIRPGQDVTVRTDTGKSFTCTVRFDTEVELEYFNHGGILPYVIRQLITQ, from the exons atgtaTAAAAGGACGTATTCCTCGGCTACTTGTTCGCTAATTCGAAGAGCTGCTTCTTCTTCGTCTGCGTCTGGTGCTGCTCGTAAGGCTGGTTCGTCTCCCGTTGCGTCGTCGTCGCCTGCGTGTGGGGTTAATCAGTACAGATCTTACAGCTTTTTCAGATCGGTGCCGAGGTGGAGTCACGGCGTGGATTGGAAGTCGCCGGCGAGTTTGACGTCTCAGATTAGGACTGCTTCGCCTCTTCTCGAACGCCTTCAGCGCACTTTCGCTACCATGG CTGCTGATCATCCTTTCAATGGAATTGCGACTAGTCTTCCTAAGCCTGGAGGTGGTGAGTTTGGAAAATTTTATAGCCTCCCTGCTTTGAATGATCCAAGGATAG AAAAGCTGCCATATTCGATTAGAATCCTTCTTGAATCTGCAATTCGGAACTGTGACAATTTCCAAGTGACCAAGGCAGATGTTGAGAAAATCATTGATTGGGAAAAGACATCTCCCAAGCTAGTTGAGATTCCATTTAAGCCTGCCCGTGTTCTGTTGCAG GATTTCACTGGCGTACCAGCTGTGGTTGACCTGGCATGCATGCGTGATGCCATGAATAGACTTGGCAGTGACTCTAACAAGATCAACCCTTTG GTCCCTGTAGATCTCGTCATTGATCATTCGGTTCAAGTTGATGTTACAAGGTCAGAAAATGCTGTTCAAGCAAACATGGAGCTTGAATTTCAGAGGAACAGAGAAAGGTTTGCATTTCTAAAGTGGGGGTCAACTGCATTCCGCAACATGCTTGTTGTTCCTCCTGGTTCCGGTATTGTGCATCAG GTCAATCTCGAATATCTGGGAAGGGTTGTTTTCAACACTGACGGTGTACTATACCCTGATAGTGTTGTTGGAACTGATTCTCATACCACTATGATTGATGGTTTAGGAGTTGCAGGGTGGGGAGTTGGAGGTATTGAAGCAGAGGCAGCAATGCTTGGACAG CCAATGAGCATGGTTCTTCCTGCCGTTGTTGGGTTCAAGCTTTCTGGAAGTCTTCGTAATGGTGTCACAGCTACTGACTTGGTTCTAACAGTGACACAAATGCTGAGGAAGCATGGTGTTGTTGGGAAGTTTGTTGAGTTCTATG GGGAGGGAATGAGCAAGCTATCATTAGCTGACAGGGCAACCATTGCAAACATGTCTCCTGAATATGGGGCAACAATGGGGTTCTTCCCTGTAGATCATGTCACCTTGCAGTATCTAAAATTAACTGGAAGAAGTGATGAAACT GTGGCGATGATAGAAGCATACCTGCGAGCTAATAAAATGTTTGTTGACTATAATGAG CCTCAAATTGATAGAGTATACTCATCTTACTTGAGTCTGGATCTCGAAGAAGTTGTACCCTGTATTTCTGGTCCAAAGAG GCCTCACGATCGGGTTCCTTTAAAGGATATGAAGGCTGATTGGCATTCTTGCCTCGATAACAAAGTTGGATTCAAG GGTTTTGCTGTACCAAAAGAGGCACAAGAAAAAGTTGTCAAGTTCACGTTCCACGGACAGCCAGCTGAACTTACGCATGGTAGCATTGTGATCGCCGCAATCACAAGTTGCACAAATACATCAAATCCCAGTGTAATGCTTGGAGCAGCCCTTGTGGCAAAAAAGGCTTGTGAATTGGGTCTACAG GTCAAACCATGGGTAAAAACTAGCCTTGCTCCTGGTTCTGGAGTTGTTACTAAGTATTTGCTCCAAAG TGGGCtgcaaaaatatatgaatcAACAAGGTTTCCACATTGTTGGATATGGATGCACCACTTGTATTGGGAATTCTGGGGATTTGGACGAATCTGTTGCTTCTGCTATATCTGAGAATG ACATTGTTGCAGCAGCCGTTCTCTCTGGTAACCGTAACTTTGAGGGCCGAGTCCACGCTTTGACTAGAGCAAATTACCTTGCTTCACCACCTTTGGTTGTTGCGTATGCTCTTGCTGGCACG GttgacattgattttgaaaaagatCCAATTGGAGTAGGCAAGGATGGTAAGAACGTCTACTTCAGGGATATCTGGCCATCTAACGAGGAAGTGTCAGAG GCTGTTCAATCCAGTGTACTACCTGAAATGTTTAAAAGTACTTATGAAGCTATCACAAAGGGTAATCCTATATGGAATGATCTCTCGGTTCCTGAGACCAAGTTGTACTCTTGGGATCCCAATTCTACATATATTCACGAGCCACCTTATTTCAAGAATATGACAATGGACCCTCCTGGACCCCATGGAGTGAAGGATGCCTATTGCCTATTGAACTTTGGTGACAGCATAACAACAGATCACATCTCGCCAGCAGGAAGCATTCACAAGGACAGTCCTGCAGCAAAGTTCCTACTTGAGCGTGGAGTTGAGAGAAAAGACTTTAATTCTTATGGTAGTCGCCGTGGTAATGATGAAATAATGGAGAGGGGAACTTTTGCCAATATACGGATCGTTAACAAGCTACTAAAGGGGGAAGTTGGGCCGAAGACGCTACATATCCCTACTGGAGAGAAACTTTCTGTGTTTGATGCTGCTGCT AAGTACAAGGCTGCTGGTCAAGCTACTGTTGTCTTGGCTGGTGCAGAATATGGAAGCGGAAGCTCCCGGGACTGGGCTGCTAAGGGCCCAATGTTGCTG GGAGTCAAAGCAGTGATTGCAAAAAGTTTTGAGAGAATACACCGCAGTAATTTAGTAGGTATGGGAATTGTGCCACTTTGTTTCAAagctggagaagatgcagattCACTAGGACTCACTGGCCATGAGCGTTATACCATTGATTTGCCAAGTAAACTAAGTGATATTCGCCCCGGACAAGATGTTACTGTTCGTACGGATACAGGGAAATCTTTTACTTGCACTGTCCGTTTTGACACGGAG GTGGAACTGGAATATTTCAACCATGGAGGCATTCTTCCGTATGTCATTAGGCAACTAATTACACAGTAG
- the LOC108222722 gene encoding large ribosomal subunit protein uL6c: MASSVTCSFQTSNLRSALWGKRNGIRISSFPVTRVGVVRKTVECKESRIGKQPIEVPANVTLTLTGQELNVKGPLGELAMTYPREVKLDKQESGLYKVNKAMETRRANQMHGLFRTLTSNMVVGVSQGFDKKLQLIGVGYRAVLEGNILVLSLGFSHPVRMTVPQGLKVKVEENTRITVSGYDKSEVGQFAASIRKWRPPEPYKGKGVKYADEIIRRKEGKAGKKK; the protein is encoded by the exons ATGGCTTCCTCGGTCACTTGCTCTTTTCAAACCAG CAACTTGAGATCTGCATTATGGGGGAAAAGAAATGGAATTCGTATTTCTAGTTTTCCTGTCACTCGTGTTGGCGTCGTGAGGAAGACAGTGGAATGTAAAGAATCAAGAATTGGAAAGCAACCAATTGAAGTGCCAGCAAATGTTACACTTACATTAACTGGCCAAGAACTTAATGTCAAGGGTCCACTGGGGGAGCTTGCTATGACTTATCCAAGGGAAGTAAAACTTGATAAACAAGAATCAGGGTTGTACAAAGTCAACAAAGCAATGGAGACAAGAAGAGCTAACCAAATGCACGGCCTCTTTCG GACTCTTACCAGCAACATGGTGGTAGGCGTATCTCAGGGATTCGATAAAAAACTTCAACTGATTGGTGTGGGGTATCGTGCAGTATTAGAAGGGAACATATTAGTGTTAAGTCTGGGGTTTTCTCATCCAGTCAGAATGACAGTCCCTCAAGGCCTGAAGGTGAAAGTGGAAGAGAACACTAGAATTACGGTAAGTGGTTATGATAAATCAGAAGTTGGTCAGTTTGCTGCTTCAATTAGGAAGTGGAGACCACCAGAGCCATACAAAGGTAAAGGAGTTAAATATGCTGATGAAATTATCAGAAGAAAAGAAGGTAAAGCAGGAAAGAAGAAGTAA